The Streptomyces sp. DG1A-41 genomic sequence CCGAACGCCCGAAAGCCCGAAGGCCTGACGTCCAGCGGCCCGAACGGCTGGCGTACGCTGAGCTGGTCCGTCCACAACCCTTACGAAAGGGACGCCCGGTGACCGAGAAGGCCGACCTTCAGCCCATCCTCGACCGTGCAGCCGCCGGTGGGCGGATCACCCCCGACGAGGCACTCGCGCTGTACCGGGACGCCCCGCTGCACGCGCTGGGCGCCGCCGCCGACGCCGTGCGCCGCCGCAGGTACGCGGGCACCGAGCACATCGCGACGTACATCATCGAGCGCAACATCAACTACACGAACGTCTGCGTCACGGCGTGCCGCTTCTGCGCGTTCTACGCCGCCCCCAAGGACACCGCCAAGGGCTGGACGCGTGACCTGGACGACATCCTGCGCCGGTGTGCCGAGACGGTCGAGCTGGGCGGCACGCAGATCATGTTCCAGGGCGGACACCACCCGGACTACGGCGTCGAGTACTACGAGAAGCACTTCGCGGCGATCAAGAAGGAGTTCCCGCAGCTGGTCATCCACAGCCTGGGGGCGTCCGAGGTCGAGCACATGGCCCGGATCTCCAAGGTCAGCGTCGAGGAGGCGATCCAGCGCATCCACGCCGCCGGGCTCGACTCCTTCGCAGGTGCCGGAGCCGAGCTGCTGCCCGAGCGGCCGCGCAAGGCCATCGCCCCGCTGAAGGAGTCCGGCGAGCGCTGGCTGGAGATCATGGAGATCGCGCACAACCTGGGTGTCGAATCCACCTCCACCATGCTCATGGGCACCGGCGAGACCAACGCCGAGCGCATCGAGCACCTGCGGATGATCCGGGACGTCCAGGACCG encodes the following:
- the mqnC gene encoding cyclic dehypoxanthinyl futalosine synthase, with product MTEKADLQPILDRAAAGGRITPDEALALYRDAPLHALGAAADAVRRRRYAGTEHIATYIIERNINYTNVCVTACRFCAFYAAPKDTAKGWTRDLDDILRRCAETVELGGTQIMFQGGHHPDYGVEYYEKHFAAIKKEFPQLVIHSLGASEVEHMARISKVSVEEAIQRIHAAGLDSFAGAGAELLPERPRKAIAPLKESGERWLEIMEIAHNLGVESTSTMLMGTGETNAERIEHLRMIRDVQDRTGGFRAFIPYTYQPENNHLKGRTQATLFEYLRMIAIARLFMDNIAHIQGSWLTTGKEVGQLSLHYGADDLGSIMLEENVVSSAGAKHRSNRMEIIDLIRKAGRVPAQRSTTYEHLVVHDDPANDPADDRVVSHISSTAIEGGTAHPELKLLAPN